From Mycobacterium cookii:
TACCGGCGATGCTGAGCGCGTGTTCGGCACCGCTCGCGGTATCCAGGATCGCGACGTCGGCACCGTCGGCACCGGTGCGGCCGGCGTAGACGCACCGCCCATTCGGGCTGACGGTCAGGTCGCTGATGCTGTAGGCCAGCGGGTATGTCTCGAGGACCCGGTTGGCCGCGATGTCGAAGGCCAGCACCGAGTCGTAGGCAGCCGACGCACTGCTGATATAGGCGCGGCCCGAGGTGTCGGAAATGGCGATGGCGAATGGTTCGTCGACGTCGACGACGGTCTGTACGACCGCGCCGCTGTTGGCGTCGATCACCGAGAAGCTGTCGTCGCCGTAATGCGTGACCATCATCAGGGCGCCGTCCGCACTGATGGCGAGACCGCTGACCGCGCCGCGTTCGACCGCGATCTCAGTGACCGGTGTCAAACCCGGGGGGGCGACCGACCCTCTGGCAGAGTCCTTATTTCCGTTCACACGGCTAACATCGCTCACACTGGTACCAGCCTCTACTCGTTGGTCCGTGGTGGGCGGACATCGGCATCTGGGCGGTTCAACACTTCGAGCGGTCCAATAGTTCCGCAGACCGTGACCCTGACACCTGGGATGGCGCGCTCGGGCGCCGCTTCCGGCCGAGTCTAGCGACGGAAATTGCCGCGAAATAGCGCGACACGAGCGATTGTTGCCTACGTCACGTCATTACCTCAGGGTGTCCTTAAACAATATTCTTCGAACATTATTCAGAGCGCCAAACAGCAAACACTGCAACCGGTTTCGCCAGCCGGTTTCCGCCGTTCGCTAACCGCGTGCAATCCGGCGCCGCATTGCTTGCGAATAAGGAATTCTTACCCTTTGCGCACCGGAGGAGTCGCGAATCACAGTGAGTTCGTATGCGGACCGCCGCCGCGACGCTGAAATTGCCGGATTGCCTGCCGACCAGGGGTAACCGATAATTCCCCGGTGCACGCGAAGGAGTCACCGCAGACGTGAGTGACGACGCACGCGCCGATGTTGTCAGTCGCCAATACGAACGGTGGAGATATCCACCTCCCATCCGCGACCTCGCCACGTGGACACTCACCAACTGGGAGTGGTTCGATCCGACGCATGCCCACCGGGTGCTCTGGCCCGACCGGGATTACCGCCCGGACCTCGACATCCTGATTGCCGGGTGCGGCACCAACCAGGCCGCGGTCTTCGCCTACAACAACCCCGCCGCCAACGTCGTCGCGGTCGACATCAGCCAGCCGTCGCTGGATCACCAGGACTATCTGAAAACCAAACACGGCCTGCACAACCTGCGGCTGCATCTGCTTCCGATCGAGGAGCTGCCGACGCTGGGGCGCCAGTTCGACCTCGTCGTGTCGACCGGCGTCCTGCATCACATGGCGGATCCGCTGGCCGGCTTGAAAGCCCTTGCGCACTGCCTGCGTCCGGACGGCGCCATGGCTTTGATGCTGTACGGCAAGCACGGGCGGATCGGAGTTGAGTTGCTGGAGACGGCTTTTCGCGACATGGGTCTCGGCCAGGACGAGGAGTCGGTGCGGATCGTCAAGGACACCATCGCTGCACTACCGCCGGACCACCCGGTCCAGGGCTACCTCAGTCGGGCGCGCGACCTACAGGACGACGCCGCCCTGGTGGACACATTTCTGCACGGTCGCGCGCGGAGTTACACCGTCGACGAATGCATCGACTTCGTCCATGCCGCGGGCCTGGAATTCCAGGGCTGGTTTCACAAGACGCCGTATTATCCGCAAGATGTGAGCGGTCAGCCCGGAGGTTATTTCTCGACCCTGAATGCGTTGCCGGAGAACACGATCTGGTCGGTGATGGAGCGTCTGCAAACAATGAACGGCTGCCATTTCTTCATGGCGTGCCATCCAGAACGTCCGAAAGACGGCTATCGCATTGACTTTTCGAGCTCGGCCGCCTTCGATTACGTACCGGTGTTCCGTTACCGTTGCGGGTTGTCCGGCACGGACATGGTGTGGCCCGGCTTGCGTGCAAGCCTCAATCCGGCTCAGGTGCCCTTCATTCAACTCGTCGACGGCCGCCGCTCGATCCGCGAGATCATCTGGGAGGTCATCCGGCAGCATGAGGTGCCCGACGCGCAGACGCCCGAGCTGGAGGGCTTCGCTTGCGAATTGTTTCAGGCGCTGTGGCGCGTCGACTTTGTTGCGATGGCCCTGACCGCCGACTCGCAGGAGGATACGCGTGACGGCTGACGGCGGGCAGAACCTCGATATGGGCCCCGTCGGCGCCGGCCCGAGCGTCTTCATAGCCACGCCGATGTACGGGGGGATGGCTGCGGGCACATACACGATGGCGCTCGCCCACACGCCGGCCGCCTTCTTCAAGAACGGGGTCGGCCTGTACTACAGCTGCGTCTTGAACGACAGCCTCGTCACCCGCGCGCGTAACTACCTCACCTACCAATTCCTGCAATCGCCGGCGTCTCATCTGATGTGGATCGATGCGGACATCGGATTCGACCCCGTCGACATCGTCCGGATGGTGCAGGCCGACAAAGACATCGTCTGCGGCATTTACCCGAAGAAAGAGATCCACTGGCAGCAAGTGGCGCAAGCCGCCCGCGACGGTGTACCGGCGGAGCGCCTGCGTGACCACGAGCGCGCATACGTGGTGAACCTCATCGACGACTCCCCCGATCGAATAAGCGATGATGGCCTGGTCGAAATCGCAAATGCGGGAACCGGATTCATGTTGATCAAGCGAGGCGTTTTCGAAGCGTTGTCCGATGACGTGCCGTCTTACGCGGACGGGTCGACGCCGGGTATCGCGCTCAAGGCGTTCTATGCCGTGAGCATCGACCCCGATTCGGCAAACAGCTTGCTGTCCGAGGACTATCACTTCTGCAGACTGGCGCGTGACCGGGGCATCAAGATCTATGCCGCACCCTGGGTGCGCCTGAACCACATGGGGACGTACATATTCGGCAATCCGAGCGGCCCCCCGGGCCCCTGACCCCCGACGAAGTCTTAAGCCGCCGTTCACCTAAAAGACAGGTAGTTGTTCACCACGAATCGCATTGCCGCAACGGCGAATTCGGCGATAAAATCGGCGTCATGACTCAGACCAGCAGCGCAGCGATCATTCTCGGCGGTGGAGCCGGTGGCGGCCGCCACGGCGGTGGCGCCGGCGGTGGCCGTTTCGGTGGCGGAGCCGGCGGCGGCCGTTACGGCGGTGGCGCCGGCGGCGGCCGCTAAGTCCGCTCGCCCTAGGTCAGCCAGTTCGGCTCGAGCTGGCTGTCGTACACGTACGGCCCGGTATGGGTCAGGCGGACCCATGGGGCCACATACACCTTGAACC
This genomic window contains:
- a CDS encoding class I SAM-dependent methyltransferase codes for the protein MSDDARADVVSRQYERWRYPPPIRDLATWTLTNWEWFDPTHAHRVLWPDRDYRPDLDILIAGCGTNQAAVFAYNNPAANVVAVDISQPSLDHQDYLKTKHGLHNLRLHLLPIEELPTLGRQFDLVVSTGVLHHMADPLAGLKALAHCLRPDGAMALMLYGKHGRIGVELLETAFRDMGLGQDEESVRIVKDTIAALPPDHPVQGYLSRARDLQDDAALVDTFLHGRARSYTVDECIDFVHAAGLEFQGWFHKTPYYPQDVSGQPGGYFSTLNALPENTIWSVMERLQTMNGCHFFMACHPERPKDGYRIDFSSSAAFDYVPVFRYRCGLSGTDMVWPGLRASLNPAQVPFIQLVDGRRSIREIIWEVIRQHEVPDAQTPELEGFACELFQALWRVDFVAMALTADSQEDTRDG